The Lepeophtheirus salmonis chromosome 3, UVic_Lsal_1.4, whole genome shotgun sequence genomic interval gaattgattttgggcctttttcacTGATtattttcgtatgaaaggtttcgtgatacaataaaggtaacgatgtgtCCAGGTTCTACTATTCATACTAAAAAGGGAGTTTAACAAAACTTAttgatagaatatatttatttcaattattagaaCTTCGAAAATTACTGCGAATATTCAAAGAACGCACAATTTTGAGAATGCTAATTAAGTGTATTACATCCTGTATTTCTTGATTCCATACTGTAACATAAGGGCGGATGAACTTATTTGGACATCCTTGtaactgaaattgattttacCGAAGAAGACATATCAAGAAATTGCATAAATTGACGAGTAAATGATGACGAAAAATCAAAGCTTACCTTAGAACTACCATCTTCAAATAGGAAAAAGTTTCAGTCCTATGAAcggacattttattattttagcatGTAAATATTAGTTTACATTGCTAAAAGGTCCTTAAAATGATACACTGTACTATAGCGAATCCCAAATAGATTAAATCTAGCCAAAATGGGCATTGTGGAATTGTCTATTACCTATGACCATTTTTATCATGTGGATTTGTACACAATTCCAAGTCAAGTTTAataccttgaatattttcatccagTACAGTTCAAGtcctacaagaaaaaaaaactttatatccaGTGAAAAAATTTAAGTGATGCTCGAGTTTAAGTGGATTCTTAAGTCTCGAGTTCAAGTCTTCACCTCTGGTAACAAATAAGTTAATATCAGCATAAACTAATAAAGGCAGGTACAATTTATAGTTGATATATCTCATATCCAGTGAATAAAGACTCAAACTTTCAGCTTTTACTCATTAAAAAAGCTGCAatctgttataatttttataataaatattttgaattatgattTCAGTTTAATTCTATTACTAAATTAGTTAAATGTCAATTGCTAAGTGATATtctttactaaatttttaaatttcccatttTACTTCAATTTGTAATGCATAATAAGTTTCCATAAGAAATATTGAACAGAGATCAATTGAGTATAACTACTTCATAATTGATTGAACAACATGCAACTCTTCAATATTTCAAAGCcataaattatatgtacttaCTCACTTCGAGATACCCCATGACAATCATTAATTGTCCTTGCAAGTCATTGTAAACAATAACTTTACTACTAAATTAAGATTATCAGAattgaagtttatattttttaaaccatggATATGTTTGTCCCCTCTTATCTTAGcttcaaaaacttttgaatttgaCCTTGTTTTAGAGTTCCCTGTCGAGTCTAGTTTGTATTAGGACAATAAACCAATTGTTGAGTtagaaaaagtttgattttttgataaatttgacaatttttcatcattttagttcattttaaagtcgaattttccaaagaaatacaaataaataaagagtaatttttagaaaattgctGGCTTTAGTAgagtggttttttttctattcttagtAATACTTAAATGCTACACTAGTTATTACTAAGACTGAGGCTCACAAGATCcataaaatttgatgaattgTTGTCCTTAAACTATAGGGAAATGTTTCACATTAAAACATAATCCATTAAACGGGATTATTATgaataacaaaattcaattattacctctgcaaacaaaagtttttatttttttgcctttgtttgtatatttgttaccagaattacggcaaaagttacagattgattttgatcttACTTGGTTCcgagattatatatggtcacagtaggagccattaaattttgagaggtcacgTTCAAAGGTGAAGGGAGgaaaaaacgttaaaaatacataatcgacaatatttttgaacatattgaggtacagagctcaaatcgGAGTCCTCATCTAGGTCTAATAACGatgtttcatataataaaaaattcaatgtcaATATTTAAGGTGAAAGTCACATAAAAGGTTAAAGacgtataataaatattaaatttcattaaattcaacatcgtacatttttgattttaacaaagagaagaaattatatttaatgtagggAAAATGACCATAGGCGGAGGTTTGGGCGCTACCATTATAATTGAACATCTTTTTTCATAAggacaatttcataaaaagtccGGTACGAATATCACACTACTATTTCAGTTGCTCAGTTATTATGCTTCCTTACGAGACATAACCACCCCGTCTTTAATCAGCAACAAAAAtgttgaacactttttttttgcaatttaaatggCAAAAtagataacatatttttagcTAAATCGGTCGGCTGCACTACAGAAAACGTGTCAAGCAGGATAGTGACAACTCACTGACAATGATTTTTCGGAAACTTTGTGATCCAGACCCAGCCAAAATCGTCCGAAGTCCTATTTTGTTGaggaaaatgaacaaaataaataaataaataatcccgGCCAATCTATGAATGCGATCGCGGACACTATCCAAGTAGTGTCCTGTTCAACTGTCCATTGTAGTCCTAACAATGAAAATTGGCAGTAAGATGGGGCACTGTGTTATATGagcaaaaaaaccaaaaaaacagtCGATTTTCTTCAATGTGTGAATGTGATGTACGCCCCACCGAGTTTTTGCCTCCTAACTCGCCGAAATTCAAgtctttttactattttttttggtgcaatGTGGAGTGGGTTACCAATGAAGGTCCCTACAGCACCATAAGATTACTGAGAGCTCATATAAGGAGGGCATTCCAGACTTTGCTCAGTGGAACGGTCAAGAAGGCAGTGGGACGTTTCCATGGATATTGTGAACGTGTGCTCAAAGCTTACATcagttgtattaattatttatcaaatttatattatatgtgatgctcatttttctgaatttttttataaaatcggTCAAGATTCGTTTCAGCAGCGTTTCACTTTTTTAGGCTTGCGAACGTTTAGATGAAccatgaatataattatatacatgtaaatgacaaatttaatttaaaattattattttgaattttaaactttcatttCATTCCTAATCATTCGAcaacaaatgtatattattatgttatttaatgtttaatatgttatatgtatatttaaataattatcaaatgttTGTCAAAGTACGTGCTGCACTCGTGATTAGTCTTTAAATAGATactatacaattatattttcatactcGACCTTAATTTCAGATGGCATAAGTCTCTTAGGAGTTCTAAGAGTCATGCTCATTGTCCATAGTACCCTTCAATCAACTAGGTAATTAAAAGAATTTCCCAATCGATTAGTACTGTAGTGAGTTGTTATTGGTAAAAACAGTAAGCTCAGGGCATATCAGATTTCAAGGAGCTCTGCCAGTTGTCGGATGATGCCACTTCAAACTCCTACTTGTGAACTGCATGAcctgtataaaataaacaaattcatAGATACTGAGTTAGAAGTGTGTGGGATGTTATTCAAGTCTGCAAATGCATCTATCTAAATACAATGAAATTCTATAAATATCCTTGGGGAAATTAGGTTGATCATCTGTCCTTCCCCCCCAGACAGCTATTCTTTCTTTTACATCATGTAATTAGACTCACTTTTAGGCAGGTGGGCACTCCGTTGCTTGACTGTATTGTTGGAGGGCCTACAGGGCCGAGGAAAAGATAAATGGGCAGGagccttttctttatttacttttttttgaaattttatttatttatcaaacatatatatttaaaaaaaaaaaaatgtacgacACTTTTCGAATggcttttattattacaatttattaatttttataaaaaaaattatttgagtatatatttacatttttatgagaCAGTCAAAAGTAGAGTCTGGGAAAGCACCTTCTAAATTAAAAAGACATCTCTCGGTCAAGGGGGTTTTCAGGTTGAATGTCAGAAACTGGTTCTAGGAGTACTACtgtaaagatatttaaattaaatacaatcgTAGTCTAGGTACGATAAGATTTATAAATAGGATTAAAATATGTTGGTGTACATAAGTTATAGGCAACATATAGAGCAATAAGGAActattaatatgaaattcatgaataattatgGACTTAAAATAAACGAATACATGAACTCAACTGGAATAGTCACTCAGTAGAGCCCAAAAGCTcctcttaaaaatcaaattgagttatgaatctcaatttgttccaaagttattatCACTTATGCATTTTTGACGTTTTGTGTTTCCTTGActttgacttctcaaaatttaatggccttcTACTGacaccatatataatcttcgaaACCAAGTTTGATCACATTCCATCTGTAATTTTTTGTCGTAATCCtagtgactaacaaacaaatagacaatcaaacaaactaaacaacAAACAAGAAAAGGCAAAATCATAACCTCTATTCATTTCGTTACGGaggtaattattcatttattatatgatttgatAGTTGACACTATAGAGACTATAAGGGAAATAAACGTCAtgtttataaatcaataatgttttttcttgtctgtaattctgattcgtctaaaattcaGTAAATGCGCTTTTTCCTCTCATGCGCAGTTCATTGTTATCACGTCTTTTTACCAATAttcatctaatataatttaatacaagtcAACGTTTCCGacagggttatgtatttttcttagattaaaccagaaacataaactattaatttaaatcatagtTCGTAGTatcttaatcataattatgttctgaaaaattataaaagttattttaaaacaaaaatatataaccctaATAATCTACAAAGggcatttatataatatatatactatattattcGATCaaggttacgtgaatcctgaacataatttatatacaaagtgtcagtttactttttatatcaatCATCTCATCTTCTCTTTCCTTCTTAGTCTCTGCAGTTGATACATTATTCAATTgacttaaaataattgaaaatcaatagaacttgtataaaatacctatattacatttgtatttgaaaactaattaattatctctCGAAATCGTTACTAAATAATTGAACTATAAGTCCAAATAATTTGCATAAGTAGGGAAACATTTAAttctatgtaattatataaaatatatatcatgacataattatttaagggaaggtataaagaaatattgttaCACCATAGCGAGTAATTCTCAGTAGAATTCTAGAATGTTtgtataagtataataataatgagtatGCGACTTTGAGTTGCACTGATATTGGGTAAGCTTGTAAGTTGTATGTAGCATGcaagacaatatttatttaaaaagagatgGAGGTAGAAGTATGCAAGAGAGAAAGAGGGCGCTCATTTCATATCTCTGTTGTTTTGATATTCCCACCTAAATGAGGCACAATTTTTCTTCACAAAGAAAGTGACAGCTTCTAAAAGCGTGCGCTCTCTTAACTACCACTCTATGAATAACTCCTAGAAATAAAAGCTTGTGAATCAGGGCGGACATACAACCTTACTTAGTACattatttctcttttaaataCGACGCAAATACTCGAATAATTGAGAAGTTTCCACTGACATATAAAATAGACGGATTTGAAGAATTGTAATCATAGTATCCAAAATGGATCTTAATTTTAAAGTGTCTTCATATCTTAAAAGTGAATCCCCTGAGGTCCGCCGTTTCCCTCTTGTGGAGCCTGTAACGTTGGAGTCTTTTCGGTCTGAAGTCTCCGAGTTGTTGGAAGAATCCTGTTTTATGGTACATTGGCGTGACGAGGAGTCGGATGAAGTGACAGTGAAGACTGAGAATGAATTTCAACTCGCTCTTCAATCCATGGGGCCATCCACCccaaaatttattatcacaCCTCTTAGAGTGAAGTCTTCATCATCATTTGGATCTGGAGAAACTCATTCTTCTGTGATTTGTGATGTTTGTGAGTCACGGGTCAAAGGTTTCCGTTACAAGTGTTTGACATGTGAGGATTATGATCTATGTTCCAAATGTGAGGCTCAATGCCATCATAGTGACCACCGATTCATTAGAATTCCTACGCCAAAGGATAATATTCCTAGACACCACTTAAGTTTTTTCCGAAGAATGACTGGCGGAGAGTCTCCTCCAGGGAGCAATGAAGGAGTAAATCATCCTTCACATGAAAAATGCCATTTTGTTCCTCACTTTGCTAATTTGTTTAAACACTTTGACAGCACGCTCTCTGATGCCTTATTGGGATCCATTGGAAATCCTTACACCGGTGGATTTACTCAAAATACAACCACAACGAACACAACCACAACTAACAACGACAACAAAAAGAAAGTCCCCACCAAAAAAGGATCCAATCAATCAATTAACGGTGACGAGAAAGATGATTCAACCGGAACTCGAGTTCCCATTAATATTACCTGTAGTAAAGCTGCAGAAATTGTTGATAATAAAGTAGTCAAGCCTGAAGAAGAATCCACTAAAAAAGAGGTAACCGTAACAGCATCAGCCAAGGATGATGTCTCTGAGTCTGACTCTGATCAAGAAGAGTGGACAAAATTAGAGGATGTAGAGAAATCCTTTTTCGAAGTTCCCATTAAGGTTGCGGGCAAGGGAGGAGAAGAAAATGTAAAGAGTGGGGCTTCAAGTCACTCAACATCGTCTACAGCTTCCACTTCTCAAAATGGAATGACTGTCACCTCCAACTCTTCGGATAACAAAGAACATAAGGTAGACATTCAAATGACAAATAAGCCATTTGATGGGACTCATGATGATCCAAGGGTTGATGTAGCAAGGCAAGCTATGTTGAATATGGGATTTACTGATGATGGAGGATGGTTGACCAAGTTATTGGAGACCAAGGGTGGAGATATTGGGCTGACTCTTGATGTCATTCAACGTCGAAaggattaaatttatttaattttacaatttgcttcatttttgttttttcgttaTGTACTTGTACTAAGagttaaatatagtattaattagCATTTAATTATCGTGTTGGATGCATTACTGTGTCAGTCACAATTTCTTTGGTCAAGTCTTAAGACAGGTCCTTACAACGGCtgtttcttgattttttctaaGAATGTCGATAGTGTATCTATTCAGTCCGATTCAAATTGTCAGTTAAGGGTCATTCCAAGCTAAATTAATCACTAAAAAACAGagccatctttttttttcaaatttagcacatattttaataatagttacaagttgaaaaatccaaaacttCAGTATTTTTGTTCTGCAGTTCAGCATTTAGAGGCTTCTAAAGTTTTGGCCTCGACGTTAACTACCCTATTTTTAAGtcactttattttgaatatttttgaagatactGATCTAtctaaaaaaccatttaatagaAATTTCCTCTACCCAAGCACACATTTTCATATGTAGTACTTAACTAGAATCAAACGTATCTCTCttgttttttccttgaaattttttccctcgACATTTTCTCCTCTgcaatttttcctaaaatcgtCCTTACCAGTCATCAATATAACAAAACGGAATTCAAAATAACCCTAACAAAAATTGTGGGAGGAACACAACACTTACCAttgtaattatcaaaattatacagTTGCCGAAAAGACCAAACTTATGCATGGGGTTGATCAATTAGCCATTATTATCtcaaaatttactataaaacatattttatatcgaTAAATTGGCTGGCGGGTTTTATGccctcaaataattatttaaggagTCAAATAATCTTATTAATCGTCGCCTAAGGGCTGtataattcaaatatctatGAAGTATTGAATAACCTAATATCTccttataactatttttacCAGAAGAATTTCCATGAAGTTTGCATATAGAttcattattcttcattttataactatatttccAGTCGATAAGATTTCTGTTAGTTAGGAAAAATGCTGACAGTTTCGATAATTAATAACTCAAAATTGTTATCAACTTATCTctacaattacatattttaaagcaaGGGGTCCCAACCAGTTGTCCCTGAAAggtattttactttttactacagATATATAGAGCctaatcaaagaataatttagGGTGTCTTAAATTAAcgaaatttacaataaattaatttgtatctacaagGTCTACCGTGGTGTCCTTTGTGAAACGGACTACACAGGAGTAGAATACCAATATGGGTAGGagtaagataaattaataacttaaaGTTTATGGCCAGTTTAAGCATGAGTCTAGTTTGGAGCAAATGTgaggaccttttttttttatgtcctttataaaaattttacttttatataaaaaggtgGCTCCTATTTTGAAATCTAGCGGCCTAATAGAAGTGCAGTACCCAATGGTTTCATTGGCAAAGACTGGACATAGGTCCGTATAAATGTCGGAAGTGACTCCACCCTCTCCATCTCCGGCACTGGGGCCCCTCCAATTATTGACATACTTAATAAAGGTTTCATATTTTTCTAGATAAATACACTTTATCAATGAACACCTATCGTGATCATATGAATACAGTTTTACACTTGTTTggtatatacaaaatatcatttagatTACAAAGAAAGATACATGacatgtaatttttatataaatatttggcaaaaatgaaaatagattctataatttgtattttatacaattgaaatatttgtttttaaaagcaaataagCACTTATActtacaaagtaaaaatatacttcaaaacATATGTGTATAcagtatatgtattttaaatacatcttttggaataaaaatataaaaaagaggcTTTTTGCTTCAAGATAAGATATTAATCTAATttgatttatcttta includes:
- the LOC121114103 gene encoding sequestosome-1 is translated as MDLNFKVSSYLKSESPEVRRFPLVEPVTLESFRSEVSELLEESCFMVHWRDEESDEVTVKTENEFQLALQSMGPSTPKFIITPLRVKSSSSFGSGETHSSVICDVCESRVKGFRYKCLTCEDYDLCSKCEAQCHHSDHRFIRIPTPKDNIPRHHLSFFRRMTGGESPPGSNEGVNHPSHEKCHFVPHFANLFKHFDSTLSDALLGSIGNPYTGGFTQNTTTTNTTTTNNDNKKKVPTKKGSNQSINGDEKDDSTGTRVPINITCSKAAEIVDNKVVKPEEESTKKEVTVTASAKDDVSESDSDQEEWTKLEDVEKSFFEVPIKVAGKGGEENVKSGASSHSTSSTASTSQNGMTVTSNSSDNKEHKVDIQMTNKPFDGTHDDPRVDVARQAMLNMGFTDDGGWLTKLLETKGGDIGLTLDVIQRRKD